From the Amblyraja radiata isolate CabotCenter1 chromosome 12, sAmbRad1.1.pri, whole genome shotgun sequence genome, one window contains:
- the amer1 gene encoding APC membrane recruitment protein 1, translating to MDTVAMETGSSAETAGTKALSPGRGEVARGIQTQGAAVPAPYDCADATDTEQSSGKLRKTAFKLFGGRKSICTLPSFFTIKNKGQVKGFSKKGVAKSKTLNGISEVALDVNQKEGLDTAWSGCNDSSSWSSVASRTLRGSKSEHCALDNNVQCDFRKSESLESENTECSVPKRGADKPLAERRSKKGLRGLFNSIRRHRKNKAVDSAKGDPQGSNHAAAAGVLAHAEQTTAHRGVGVEYKKGLVELNLKPSCKMNCAGTGDSVDKAETANRTSPSPESCAFKVDKPSRNKRSELETSGTEVRKINVGECKGQNKKPGGAISNLNSSFGSMPDIVKPTCIDRDPPSVHSFDQASLIFGDVTSLKSFDSLTGCGDIIADHDDDSIAESTVSGERSRAAGKRSSCLVTYQGGGEEMATPDEVEDEYLKVLWEKATGTGAMFDSSQNIAEDGGECLRSPSDAEHSALHINLSDPCSLRGITDSAINSSELVTPQSDHQESAPNSDEGYYDSTTPGHDEEGGDSISESKNDRLPRDSYSGDALYELFEQNDSLINSPPSDEHSLETKPPSLGASLTSILSFSLPVDTNVPCIPSKQSIMIPSEQEKFYFIQEDEIKLDHLQQQLTCWESDGKMMFVKDPSMRGKERFSGDLLETEFSKTGSDAVGVIAKNQQTAVNTEPLISSNVSKNGKTKVEYLSEAADGQNWAKLQRACPKENDNKYLMCKRNMCENYNISKPHNISGAGYTQEYSNENCGKWGQEVKNCEDQNMKKIVQNNGMVDGLSESSSDYREMGKAEENFEQAINYSQALVEFTANRKLYPNLSESLGNSDSGSLAEDMHALPAMVTFDVVDVENEEECDQQSEMVTDEEISASYEAFDDSYLEKDPYHHCDDRMFQSCAQNSSLAVCWGVASLPRHSSLYKLNPSLPSPLSLSKRSRSLDTDSLESELTDLYLSKVTATSKSTPQSPDVPPYEWDGRKASACHWLGKRTGPLASSEAPEAVYDLRRSGQQLVQYREEPVSLEKKKAAFNSFCPSESDLDKLHSNQSGDLSLQCKSNSVKQTAQHQSTSKRNLEPVIKNKMPHNSRKLVRPSHLPLENDDCVLQTGSFSSSRENTNGKGACVSLNEKGGGGFL from the coding sequence ATGGACACGGTTGCCATGGAAACCGGCAGCAGTGCGGAGACGGCTGGAACAAAGGCTTTGTCTCCTGGCCGTGGGGAAGTTGCTAGAGGGATCCAGACCCAGGGAGCAGCTGTTCCCGCACCGTACGACTGTGCTGATGCCACTGACACCGAGCAATCTTCCGGGAAGCTGAGGAAAACGGCATTTAAGCTGTTTGGAGGACGGAAGAGCATTTGCACACTACCGAGCTTTTTCACTATTAAGAACAAAGGACAAGTAAAGGGATTCTCCAAAAAGGGAGTCGCTAAAAGCAAAACTCTCAATGGCATAAGTGAGGTGGCTTTGGACGTTAACCAAAAAGAAGGGCTCGATACCGCGTGGAGTGGATGCAATGATTCGTCCAGCTGGAGCTCCGTGGCGTCGAGAACCTTGCGCGGCTCAAAGAGCGAGCACTGTGCACTTGACAACAATGTCCAGTGCGACTTCCGCAAAAGTGAATCCCTAGAGTCGGAGAACACTGAATGCTCCGTTCCCAAGCGAGGCGCTGACAAGCCCCTGGCTGAGCGGAGGTCGAAGAAGGGCCTGAGGGGTCTCTTTAACAGCATCAGGCGTCACAGAAAGAACAAAGCTGTTGATTCGGCTAAAGGAGATCCACAGGGCAGTAACCATGCTGCTGCCGCTGGGGTTCTTGCACACGCAGAACAAACGACGGCACACCGAGGAGTGGGGGTCGAATATAAGAAGGGTTTGGTGGAACTGAATCTGAAGCCTTCATGTAAAATGAACTGTGCAGGAACAGGTGACTCTGTGGATAAAGCTGAAACCGCAAACAGGACAAGTCCTTCCCCTGAATCATGTGCTTTCAAAGTCGATAAACCCTCCAGAAATAAGAGGAGTGAGTTAGAGACATCGGGTACAGAGGTAAGGAAAATCAATGTCGGTGAATGTAAGGGACAAAATAAGAAGCCTGGTGGTGCTATTTCTAATCTGAACTCCAGTTTTGGTAGCATGCCTGATATTGTAAAACCTACTTGCATAGATCGTGACCCGCCATCTGTGCACTCTTTTGATCAGGCCAGCTTGATTTTTGGTGATGTGACTTCACTGAAGAGCTTCGATTCCCTGACGGGTTGTGGGGATATTATTGCCGACCACGACGACGACAGTATTGCCGAAAGCACGGTGtcgggagagaggagcagagcgGCGGGGAAACGGAGCTCTTGCTTGGTCACTTATCAGGGTGGCGGGGAAGAAATGGCAACTCCCGACGAGGTGGAGGATGAGTATCTTAAAGTGCTGTGGGAGAAAGCGACAGGGACGGGTGCCATGTTTGACAGCAGCCAGAATATAGCCGAGGATGGCGGCGAGTGCCTGCGGTCACCCAGTGATGCAGAGCATTCGGCCCTGCATATTAACTTGTCGGATCCTTGTTCGCTGCGTGGGATCACCGATAGTGCAATCAACAGCAGCGAACTGGTGACGCCGCAGAGCGACCATCAGGAATCGGCGCCGAACAGCGATGAAGGTTATTACGACTCCACCACCCCAGGGCATGATGAGGAAGGAGGAGACAGTATTAGCGAAAGCAAAAATGACCGACTTCCAAGGGACAGCTACAGTGGCGACGCCTTGTATGAACTCTTTGAGCAGAATGATAGTCTTATAAACTCCCCTCCAAGTGATGAGCATTCTTTGGAAACCAAGCCACCTTCTTTGGGTGCCTCACTTACATCCATTTTAAGTTTTTCTTTACCGGTGGACACAAATGTCCCTTGTATTCCAAGTAAGCAAAGCATTATGATTCCTTCCGAACAAgagaaattttattttattcaggAAGATGAAATCAAATTAGATCACCTACAGCAGCAACTAACATGTTGGGAGTCGGATGGGAAAATGATGTTCGTGAAAGACCCATCCATGAGGGGAAAGGAAAGATTCTCGGGTGATCTACTTGAGACTGAATTTAGTAAAACGGGCTCAGATGCTGTGGGCGTCATTGCTAAAAATCAGCAAACTGCTGTGAACACAGAACCACTTATTTCAAGTAACGTGAGCAAAAATGGGAAGACAAAAGTTGAGTACCTGTCTGAGGCAGCTGATGGGCAGAACTGGGCGAAACTCCAAAGAGCCTGTCCAAAGGAAAATGATAATAAATACCTGATGTGTAAGCGGAACATGTGTGAGAACTACAACATATCAAAACCTCACAATATATCAGGAGCAGGCTATACACAAGAATACAGCAATGAAAACTGTGGTAAGTGGGGTCAAGAAGTGAAAAATTGTGAGGATCAAAATATGAAGAAAATAGTCCAGAACaatggaatggttgatggtttaaGTGAAAGTTCCTCTGACTATCGAGAGATGGGAAAGGCTGAGGAGAATTTTGAACAAGCTATCAACTACTCGCAGGCTTTAGTTGAATTCACTGCCAACAGAAAACTTTATCCCAATCTTTCTGAAAGCCTTGGGAATTCTGACTCTGGGTCGCTGGCAGAGGATATGCATGCTCTGCCGGCGATGGTAACGTTTGACGTCGTTGATGTTGAGAACGAGGAAGAATGCGACCAGCAGAGTGAAATGGTCACGGACGAAGAGATCTCTGCATCTTACGAGGCCTTTGATGACAGTTACTTGGAGAAAGATCCCTACCACCATTGCGACGACAGAATGTTTCAGAGCTGTGCCCAGAATTCTTCGCTTGCAGTTTGTTGGGGAGTTGCCAGTCTTCCAAGGCACAGTAGCCTTTACAAACTAAATCCTTCATTGCCTTCTCCATTATCACTTAGCAAAAGGAGCAGGTCCCTAGACACCGACAGCTTGGAATCTGAACTCACTGATTTGTATCTGTCAAAGGTCACTGCAACATCAAAGAGCACCCCGCAGTCTCCTGATGTTCCTCCCTATGAATGGGATGGCAGGAAAGCTTCCGCTTGTCACTGGCTTGGCAAAAGAACTGGTCCGCTGGCTTCCTCGGAAGCCCCAGAGGCTGTATATGACTTGCGACGGTCGGGGCAGCAACTGGTCCAATACAGGGAGGAACCTGTGTCTTTGGAGAAGAAAAAAGCAGCATTTAATTCTTTCTGCCCCTCAGAGTCAGACTTGGATAAGCTGCATTCTAATCAGTCTGGAGATTTGAGTTTACAATGTAAATCTAATTCAGTTAAACAGACAGCTCAACACCAGTCTACTAGTAAAAGGAATCTGGAACCTGTAATTAAGAATAAAATGCCTCACAATTCAAGGAAATTGGTTAGGCCCTCTCACCTTCCTTTGGAAAATGATGATTGTGTGTTGCAGACTGGTTCTTTTAGTTCTTCAAGGGAAAATACTAATGGCAAAGGGGCATGTGTTTCCTTAAATGAAAAGGGGGGAGGAGGATTTCTGTAA